From the genome of Macaca thibetana thibetana isolate TM-01 chromosome 8, ASM2454274v1, whole genome shotgun sequence:
TCATGGGACGGGCAGGAGGTCTCATTATTGGGGGCCCAGGCATCATTGGCATGTGGCCTCCCATGGGCGGCCTCATTCCAGGAGCAGGTCCCACTGGCATcatcccaggaggaggaggagggcccATCATTGGCATCATGGGAGGGCCCCCCATATGGGGTGCTGGCATCATACCAGGGCGAGGAGGACCCGGAAGGCTGGGGGGAGGTGGTATCATCGCCcctgcaggaggaggagcagagaatGGAGTAGGAGGTATCTTTCCTTGTTGAAATGCAGCCGTTGTTTTGTCAATCAGGCTCTGAGCCTGCTCTTCCATCCATTTCTGATAATAGTCTTTCACATTCTCTTTGTGTTTCCTTCCACTGCAGTGTGTCTTTCTCACAGATGGAGAGTCATGGGTGAGGTATGTATCGCAGTAGTCACAATAAAACTTGGGCATGTTGCTCTGCAGGCCGTTGGCCACTCCGTTACCTCCTGTCAAGATTTTAACATTCATAATGGGTACTTGAGCTAGATCCACAGCCATCTTGATTGTCCCAGACTTGATCTCCACGAGAACATTCAACGGGTGACTACCCAAATCCTTTCACGTCGGGAAAGATCATTTTTCATCCTGTCACATCACTTATTTGGCTTGATAGAACTTAGGTGAGAACAAACCAATTCTTCAATTGGGTCAAAAAAATCCAAGCTTGTTAGATAGTCCTTGAATCCTGTCCTCTTTTCCCATCACCTTTATTACTTGGCTAAATAGGTCCTAGGTTAGAACAAACCATTTCTTCATAGGAGCTCTGGTTTTGTTGTAGGATTGAAGGAGACATTTTTAGTGTGTGTAACAGCTTTGAGAGTGAAACCTGTAGCAAATCTCATGGGCTTCTCCACAGGGCACATTCTAGAGCTCAGAAGTATAAAGAGAATTCCTTAAGATACTACTTAATACCAGTTACACCTGTGCTTGGAGTGCCTGCTGCACCgactataaataaaaagaagcacaTAGGAGTGTAAAGACTAGGCAACATGCGACATGCCTTGTGCACACTGCTTTGTGGCTATTAAGCCTTTAGAGAAACTATGGAATTTTTCTAGATACGGTATCTACACATACCAGTTGAAAGTCAGAAAATCCTTAGTGGTATCTCAGTTGATTCATCTTCCCATTGGTCTCATGGGATACACAAGGCCTCTCTCTCTAACATCCCCTTTCCTAACAGTTCTGTTTAAGT
Proteins encoded in this window:
- the LOC126960801 gene encoding U1 small nuclear ribonucleoprotein C-like, with translation MAVDLAQVPIMNVKILTGGNGVANGLQSNMPKFYCDYCDTYLTHDSPSVRKTHCSGRKHKENVKDYYQKWMEEQAQSLIDKTTAAFQQGKIPPTPFSAPPPAGAMIPPPPSLPGPPRPGMMPAPHMGGPPMMPMMGPPPPPGMMPVGPAPGMRPPMGGHMPMMPGPPIMRPPARPMMVPTGPGMTRPDR